AACCCTGATTGAGGTTGTTTTCATTCTGGAACTGGGGCAAGAGCTGAATATTTTGTACATCCACTTTAATGCCCTCTGCTTTGGCCCTGAATATTTTCAAATAAGGGGTTCCTGTTCCTTTGTAGATGCCGTTTGGAATCCTATTGCTGGTAAAATACACAAAACCCTCACTGACAAAAGGACCATATTCTGCATAAGGAGTGTTGAGTAACCTGTAGTTTTCTACCACTAGATAGGGGAAATATGGCTCAATGGTCTCTAATTTTGATAGGTTGTCCAGTTCCAATCTGACCAGACGTTGGTAATTGTCATCCAGGGTAATTTCCTGGGCTTTGGTAAATGCTGCTTTGGCCTCATCGTATTTTCCCTGACTCTTCAAACTCTGCCCCAATCTGAAATAGGACTCGAATGTTTCCTCGTTTTCAATCAGTTTGGCGTAATAGGCTTCTGATTTTTCCACCCGGTTAGATAGCCTGTAGCTTTCTGCCACATAGAAATTGGCCTGCTGGTTATCCGGATCATTTTCCAGTATTTTTGAAAAAGTACTGATTGCCAATTGGTATTCTCCTGCCCGGAATTGGTTTTGCCCTTTTTGAAAAAGGCTGGTACAGGAGCCAAAGACAATGACCGTCATTACCAGAAATACAGCAATTTGCTTCATGGGCTTATTAAAAGATTTTTCTGCGTTTTTAAATATAGGACTTTATGATAATTAATTCATAAAGAATTTTTTCAACCAACTATCTTTTGCAGCAATCAGCCAGTTTTCCTCCAGATCAGACTTCCTTTGGACTACAGGATTCAATACGATAGAATCGGCTTTTAGGATGCCTTCGGTAACTTTTGATTTGAGGCCAAGGAATGGGCTTACTGCTAACTGCTCCTCTGACTGTAGGTAACCAACTTTGCCCTGATCGAGGATGTTGACATGCAAATGCTCTTGTATTTCCCTTAAAGTACGTACGGAAGAATCAATGGAGCAGCCTGATGCCCCCAGTTGGCTTTCATCTACTCCAAGAATGATTACTTGTCCAAATTTGATGGTAAACGAAGTGGGCATAAGGGTACCGTGCGTGTTCCATTGTTCACAAAAAGCTTTTAAGCGTGTTGAGATCCAGTCCAATTCCTGTGTGCTAAACTTCCGGTCTGCTTGGTACACCCAAATCCGGGAATGCGCCGGCATTTTATCAAATTCCAAATACATACGATGCTTTATTTGATTCCCTAAAATAAGGCCTTTTGGCTCAATTTAGTTCTCTTTTTAAACGGAGAATTTGAAGTGAAGGGTTTATAGTTCTTGTATAATGATTGGATTTGTTAGTGATAACTGGAAAGCAAATGATTTTGGCAAGTCAATAGCATAGGTTTGAAAGAGGCATTTTGGATTTTAGAATTCTGGATTGAAAAATATTTCCTTTGTTCTCATTTAAGAAAGTGCAAGACTATAAAAAAACCTGTCAGGTTTTCAAAACCTGACAGGTCGAAGTCAAGACAAAACCCTTTGGCTAAGTTTCAAATACCCATATCCTTGGCAATCATTTCTGCCAGGTCATAGACCTTGACATCCTGTTCCCGTTCTTTGTTTTTCACGCCATCTGTCATCATGGTCAGGCAGAAAGGACAGCCCACTGCGATGGCTGAGGCCCCGGTGGTCAAGGCTTCTTCGGTGCGCTCGATATTGATGTCTTTATTGCCCGGTTCGGGTTCTTTGAACATCTGGGCTCCTCCTGCTCCACAGCAGAGGCCTTTGGTACGGCAGCGCTTCATTTCCACCAGTTCCACGTCCAGGGCTTTGATCACTTCCCTTGGGGCTTCGTACACATCATTGGCACGTCCCAAGTAGCAGGAATCGTGGAAGGTGATTTTTTTGCCTTTGAACTCTCCTCCTCCCTGAAGCACTACTTTTCCCGCATTGATCAGTTGCTGCAGGAATTGGGAATGGTGGATCACTTCATAAGTGCCTCCAAGTGCAGGGTATTCATTTTTGATGGTATTGAAGCAGTGCGGACAGGCAGTCACTACCTTTTTTACCCCATAGCCGTTCATGACCTGTATATTTGCCACGGCCTGCATCTGGAAAAGAAATTCATTGCCTGCTCTTCTTGCCGGATCACCGGTACAGGCTTCCTCAGAACCTAAGACGGCGAAACTCACCCCCACCTTATTCAATATTTTTACAAAAGCCTGCGTTACGGCTTTGTAGCGCTCGTCGAAAGAACCGGCGCAACCTACCCAAAATAGGATTTCAGGACTATCACCGGAAGCGGCCATTTCGGCCATGGTTGGAACTTTATATGTTGACATTTTTATGACTATTAGATGTTAAACATTAGAAGCGAGAGGAGAGATGCGAGAAGTTAGGTAGAAATTCTAATTACTAATCTCCCTCATCTTGTCTGTAGTCTCTGGCTTATTTATTTCATTTCCTCATTTTTCACCTGATCTGCCCAATTGAATCTATCTGAAGGGGAGAATTTCCAGGGGGAGAAAGAGGTCTCCATATTCTGGAACATGGCGTTCCATTGAGCAGGTGTTCCGGACTCTTCCATGGCCACATACCTTCTCAGCTGCAAAATGATAGAAAGCGGGTCGATATTCACCGGGCAAGCTTCTACACAGGCGTTGCAGGTGGTGCAGGCG
This Cecembia calidifontis DNA region includes the following protein-coding sequences:
- a CDS encoding (Fe-S)-binding protein yields the protein MSTYKVPTMAEMAASGDSPEILFWVGCAGSFDERYKAVTQAFVKILNKVGVSFAVLGSEEACTGDPARRAGNEFLFQMQAVANIQVMNGYGVKKVVTACPHCFNTIKNEYPALGGTYEVIHHSQFLQQLINAGKVVLQGGGEFKGKKITFHDSCYLGRANDVYEAPREVIKALDVELVEMKRCRTKGLCCGAGGAQMFKEPEPGNKDINIERTEEALTTGASAIAVGCPFCLTMMTDGVKNKEREQDVKVYDLAEMIAKDMGI